A window of Roseiflexus castenholzii DSM 13941 genomic DNA:
GGATGAGGTCCATGTCGAAACCGACGAAGTTGCCATTGGCGTCGATCGACTCGTAGGGCGGGTAGTCTGCCGACGTGCCGACGATGAGTTTGCCGGCTGCCCGGATCTGCGCCAGTTTCCCCTCTGGTTGCGTGGCGGGTTGGGTCGGCTGCGCGGCGGGTTGGGTCGGCTGCGCGGCGGGTTGGGTCGGCTGCGCGGCGGGTTGGGTCGGCTGCGCGGCAGGCGCTCCGCCGCAGGCGCTAATCGCCAGGATGGCGGCGATCAGCGTCACGATAAGTAGCATTTGTTTCTTCATGAGACTCCTCCTGATGGTCGTATCTGCGCGTTGCACAGAGCAGCAGACACGCTGGGGCATTTGATAGCGCGAAAAGTATAACACAGGTGTACGAGGGTTCTGCAGCGGGCGAGGCGCCCGTCACCGCGCGCGTGCTGCGCCCAGGGCGCCCGTCACCGCGTAGGGAGTGCCCCTAGGGTGCCCGTCACCGCGTGGGGAGCGCCCTGGCGCGCGTGCTGCGCCCACAACACAGGGGACAGCGCAGCACCCAGAGTCGGTGGCGGTGGTGACAGGCGCCTGGGGTGGCCGGGTGCCTCACCCGGCAGTGGCAGCGGGCAAGGTGCCCGTTACCGCGCGAGTGGTCGTGCGGTAGCATGAACAAAAGACAGCGGTTGCGTGTGTGGAACCGCTCGACCGAAGAGAGAACTCCAATGCCCTATGCTCGTCGAGACACGATTACCTGGCAACCAGGGATGTACTATCATATCTACAACCGCGGCGCCCACCGGATGCCTATCTTCCGCGAACCGAAAAACTACGCTTTTGTTTTGCAGCGAATTGAGCAGTACGCCCGGAATTTGCAGATTGCCGTTATCGCCTGTTGCCTGATGCCCAATCATGACCATTTGCTGGTGCGTCAGGATGGCGACTCGCCCGCCGGTCTGCTTCCTCAACGAGTCTTCAACAGTGATACCAATGACCTGTGACCATCCGGCATGGTCACCCCGAGCAGCGCGAGGGGTCGTGCGCGACCCGCTGAGATTCCTCGCTGCGCTCGGAATGACAAGTCGCTGCGCTCGGAATGACACGCATGCGGCATCTTCAATCGTCATTAGTACTATACCAAAGCCTTCAATAAGCGCTACCGGCATAGTGGCACACTATTTGAGCATCGTTTTCGAGCCAAACCGGTCACTGATGATGTGTATCTGCTCCACCTCTGCTGTTACATTCACGCCAACCCCGTGAAAGATGGACTGGTGCTCGATCCAGGACAATGGCCGTACAGTAATTACC
This region includes:
- a CDS encoding transposase, coding for MPYARRDTITWQPGMYYHIYNRGAHRMPIFREPKNYAFVLQRIEQYARNLQIAVIACCLMPNHDHLLVRQDGDSPAGLLPQRVFNSDTNDL